Proteins from one Erysipelothrix larvae genomic window:
- a CDS encoding ABC transporter ATP-binding protein, with product MKIVETKQIRKEYNDGESVLVALDDLDFSIEASEIVAIIGPSGCGKTTLVNILGLILDATRGTVIIDGRNTTELSEKEKATLRNSFFGYLTQDFSLIENDSVFDNIRIPLMYSAQKIGKKEQRTRVEKYLSQLSLESIIDKKVKNLSGGQRQRVALIRAIINEPRVVIADEPTGSLDSETSKDIFSLLKGLVNEGISVLMVTHNVELANQCDRIIEMLDGTIKPEQGVTR from the coding sequence ATGAAAATAGTCGAAACAAAACAGATTCGAAAAGAATATAATGATGGTGAAAGTGTACTTGTAGCACTCGATGATCTAGACTTTTCCATAGAAGCGTCTGAAATCGTTGCAATTATAGGACCATCGGGTTGCGGGAAAACAACACTGGTCAATATCCTTGGGTTAATTTTGGATGCGACTCGTGGAACTGTCATAATTGATGGGCGGAATACAACTGAATTGAGCGAAAAAGAAAAAGCAACACTTAGAAATTCATTTTTTGGTTACTTAACACAAGATTTCTCTTTAATTGAAAACGATTCAGTATTTGATAACATACGAATTCCACTCATGTACTCAGCGCAAAAGATTGGAAAAAAAGAACAGAGAACTCGAGTGGAAAAGTATCTGAGCCAATTAAGTTTAGAAAGTATTATCGACAAAAAAGTTAAAAATTTATCAGGAGGTCAACGACAAAGAGTTGCGCTCATAAGAGCAATCATAAATGAACCTAGGGTTGTGATTGCTGACGAACCCACTGGATCCTTAGACTCTGAAACTTCAAAAGATATTTTCAGTCTTCTTAAAGGACTTGTGAACGAAGGTATTTCTGTTCTAATGGTCACGCATAATGTTGAGCTCGCAAACCAGTGTGATCGGATTATTGAGATGCTCGATGGAACTATTAAACCTGAACAGGGTGTAACAAGGTAG
- a CDS encoding ATP-binding cassette domain-containing protein has translation MEVEHTGKNHSSREVLFSILTTETFVTPSLGLLQLIFDVKQEALKALKSLYIEQLANKKVENLSGGQKQRVAIARAIVTKPSVLLADEPTGALDSKTSLEIIGVIKSLNQQGMTSIIVTHDINVANECRKIVNIEDGKNVDL, from the coding sequence GTGGAAGTTGAGCATACAGGGAAGAACCACTCATCGCGAGAGGTTCTTTTTTCCATTCTCACAACAGAAACATTCGTAACGCCATCACTAGGTTTATTACAATTGATATTTGATGTGAAACAAGAAGCTTTAAAAGCTTTGAAATCATTATATATTGAACAATTAGCAAACAAGAAGGTAGAAAATCTTTCAGGGGGACAAAAACAGCGGGTTGCGATAGCAAGGGCAATTGTAACTAAACCATCAGTTCTTTTGGCTGATGAGCCTACTGGAGCATTGGACTCAAAGACTTCTTTAGAGATTATCGGGGTGATTAAGTCATTAAATCAACAAGGAATGACTTCAATAATAGTAACGCATGACATCAATGTTGCAAACGAGTGCCGAAAGATAGTGAATATAGAAGATGGGAAAAATGTAGACTTATGA
- a CDS encoding helix-turn-helix transcriptional regulator, with translation MITNRIKEIREIKGYTQIDLASMVQVSRQTIISLEKGSYNPTLELAFKISIALDANINDIFMMEDEK, from the coding sequence GTGATTACAAATAGAATTAAAGAAATTCGAGAAATTAAAGGGTACACTCAAATTGATCTCGCTTCGATGGTGCAAGTTTCAAGGCAGACCATAATCTCCCTTGAAAAGGGGTCCTATAATCCCACTTTAGAACTTGCTTTTAAGATTAGTATCGCATTGGATGCGAATATAAATGACATATTTATGATGGAGGATGAAAAATGA
- a CDS encoding metallophosphoesterase — MSKKKRKLCVFIGVVGICMWLYWGNHAIQTTTITVAVNEASQGLQGFTIVQVSDVHNASFGSQQHKLIDRIKKESPDIIAITGDLIDSSHTDVEAAMTLIRGLTDFAPIYFITGNHEAWTHQYADLKQQLLEAGVFILEDTDTIIEVNDVSIQLIGLSDPDFTGGLDVIEREGFLSKKLEQLIETKHDYSIVLSHRPEFFDVYTSSGVDLVLTGHAHGGQVRLPFLGGLVAPNQGLFPDYSEGVYERDKTRMVVSRGLGNSIIPLRINNRPELVVVRLGS; from the coding sequence ATGTCGAAGAAAAAAAGAAAACTATGCGTATTTATTGGTGTTGTTGGCATCTGTATGTGGTTGTATTGGGGAAACCATGCGATTCAAACGACCACGATTACAGTGGCAGTTAATGAAGCATCACAAGGGTTGCAGGGTTTTACGATTGTACAGGTTTCAGACGTTCATAATGCATCATTTGGGTCACAACAACACAAACTCATTGATCGCATTAAGAAGGAGTCGCCAGATATTATCGCAATCACAGGTGATTTAATTGATTCAAGTCATACTGATGTTGAGGCTGCGATGACACTGATTCGGGGACTCACTGATTTTGCTCCAATATACTTTATAACAGGGAATCATGAAGCATGGACGCATCAATATGCGGACCTAAAACAACAATTACTTGAAGCAGGCGTATTTATCTTAGAAGATACCGATACGATCATCGAGGTGAATGATGTTTCTATTCAGCTTATTGGATTAAGTGATCCAGATTTTACAGGAGGACTTGATGTAATTGAACGGGAAGGTTTCTTATCTAAGAAACTGGAACAGCTTATTGAAACGAAACATGACTATTCGATTGTGCTATCACATAGACCAGAGTTTTTTGATGTCTATACATCATCCGGTGTTGATCTAGTACTTACGGGACATGCACATGGTGGTCAAGTACGGTTGCCGTTTTTGGGCGGACTTGTCGCCCCTAATCAAGGGTTGTTCCCTGATTATTCAGAAGGGGTTTATGAAAGGGACAAAACACGGATGGTTGTGAGTCGAGGATTGGGAAATAGTATCATTCCTTTACGCATCAATAATCGACCTGAGCTTGTGGTGGTTCGCTTAGGATCATAA
- a CDS encoding AIM24 family protein, whose protein sequence is MKYRIVGEPLPVAICELEKGEKMFSEVGGRTWVKGPINTETKGGGLGKMMGRMVSGESLFLSYYEAQGPVEIAFASSFPGSIRAYELQAGQSLICQKRAFLGATESVKLEIHMQKKLGAGLVGGEGFILQKITGPGIAFVEIDGHAVDYELQSGEELVCDTGIMAVMDSTCSLEVVSVKGLKNKLLGGEGFFDTVIKGPGTVTLQSITITGLAGVLAPFVAK, encoded by the coding sequence ATGAAGTACCGTATTGTTGGAGAACCATTACCAGTTGCAATTTGTGAATTGGAAAAGGGCGAAAAAATGTTTAGTGAAGTCGGTGGACGTACATGGGTAAAAGGCCCCATTAATACTGAGACTAAAGGCGGTGGGCTTGGAAAAATGATGGGTAGGATGGTATCTGGTGAAAGTTTATTCCTCAGTTATTATGAAGCCCAAGGTCCAGTAGAAATAGCATTTGCATCCTCTTTTCCAGGAAGTATTCGTGCTTATGAACTCCAAGCGGGTCAATCCCTAATTTGTCAGAAAAGAGCATTTCTTGGCGCAACAGAATCCGTAAAGCTTGAGATTCATATGCAAAAGAAACTCGGAGCAGGTCTTGTTGGGGGTGAAGGATTTATCCTTCAGAAGATCACTGGTCCTGGAATTGCTTTTGTAGAAATTGATGGTCACGCTGTTGACTATGAACTACAATCAGGGGAAGAACTTGTTTGTGATACAGGAATCATGGCCGTTATGGATTCAACTTGTTCCCTTGAGGTTGTCAGCGTTAAGGGACTCAAGAACAAATTACTTGGCGGTGAAGGATTCTTTGATACCGTAATAAAAGGACCTGGAACTGTGACATTACAATCAATCACAATTACAGGTCTTGCAGGCGTACTTGCTCCATTTGTTGCGAAATAA
- a CDS encoding ATP-binding protein, producing the protein MTNTEYGHLLSNFEYLKFIGIQNHTEETIDFVNNFRYTDVQGLIKMTDYEEWYREANIIKATVIVGGFPHFKGLDDFDFQENINKDQIIDFITHRFIHENRNIAFMGSSGAGKTHLAASNGILFAKKQESHTTLNVTHLSLN; encoded by the coding sequence ATGACGAATACTGAGTATGGACATTTGCTTAGCAACTTTGAATATCTTAAATTTATAGGGATTCAGAATCATACAGAAGAAACAATTGATTTTGTAAACAACTTCAGGTATACAGATGTCCAAGGCTTAATAAAAATGACAGACTATGAGGAGTGGTATCGTGAAGCCAATATAATAAAGGCGACGGTGATAGTTGGAGGATTCCCACACTTTAAGGGATTGGATGACTTTGACTTTCAAGAAAATATTAATAAAGATCAAATTATTGATTTCATAACGCATCGCTTTATCCACGAGAATCGGAACATTGCATTCATGGGTTCTAGTGGTGCAGGGAAAACGCACTTAGCAGCGTCGAATGGTATTTTATTTGCCAAAAAGCAGGAATCGCATACTACATTAAATGTCACGCACTTATCACTCAATTGA
- a CDS encoding gamma-glutamyltransferase family protein, with translation MLKFNPYVHYYTSQRNLVYGANGMVGSSNPYAAQAGLEILKKGGNAIDAAIATAATLTVCEPSGNGIGGDAFAIISYQGKLYGLNGSGFAPELINADELRKKGDTIDLFGVTPVTVPGIPKSWAALSKKFGKLPLIDVLEPAIFLAENGYAVAPTVGRLFKRYAKTYGDQLKNHPELKTWFDTFKIHEGIPQVGDKIVLKDHAKTLRLIGETNSDAFYKGEIADAIDAFMKDYNGYLRKSDLEKFDVEFVQPLSTNYRGYDVWQLPPNTQGPVVLEALNILENFELSNGKDVDSYHKIIESIKLAFSDGLQYIGDPKFTHVNLDMLLSKEYAKKRAAVIDLNEACMPTFDEAPGGGTVYLATADNEGNMVSYIQSCYTGFGSGCFVPGYGVALHNRGAQFNLKKGHANELAPFKRPYHTIIPGFLSQDDVHLGPFGIMGGPLQPQAHVQAVTNLIDFHLNPQDALDAPRWQWLKDKTIEVEPDFPKSIALGLLNLGHNVIYANESLMYGRGQIIIKQKNGVYVGGTESRADGTLAAY, from the coding sequence ATGTTAAAATTTAACCCATACGTTCACTACTATACATCACAGCGAAACCTCGTTTATGGTGCCAATGGAATGGTAGGAAGCTCAAACCCCTATGCTGCACAAGCGGGACTTGAGATCTTAAAAAAAGGGGGGAACGCCATTGATGCCGCAATCGCAACAGCCGCAACCCTTACCGTGTGTGAACCTTCAGGAAATGGTATTGGTGGTGACGCATTCGCAATCATCAGTTATCAAGGAAAACTATATGGCCTAAATGGTTCTGGTTTTGCACCTGAACTCATTAACGCAGATGAATTACGTAAAAAAGGTGATACGATTGATCTCTTTGGTGTGACACCCGTTACTGTACCTGGTATTCCAAAATCATGGGCAGCATTATCCAAAAAATTTGGAAAATTGCCTCTGATTGATGTGCTTGAACCGGCGATTTTTCTTGCAGAAAACGGCTATGCTGTAGCCCCAACTGTAGGCAGGCTATTCAAACGATACGCGAAAACTTACGGTGACCAACTCAAAAATCACCCAGAGCTGAAGACATGGTTTGATACTTTTAAAATCCATGAGGGTATCCCTCAAGTTGGGGATAAGATTGTCCTCAAAGATCACGCAAAAACTTTGCGACTTATCGGTGAAACGAATTCCGATGCATTCTATAAAGGTGAAATTGCGGATGCAATTGATGCCTTTATGAAGGATTACAATGGGTATTTACGTAAAAGTGATTTAGAAAAATTTGACGTTGAATTTGTTCAACCCTTATCCACAAATTACCGAGGTTACGATGTGTGGCAACTACCACCAAATACCCAAGGTCCCGTTGTTTTAGAAGCACTTAACATCTTAGAAAACTTCGAACTAAGTAATGGGAAAGATGTCGACTCATACCACAAGATTATCGAATCCATCAAGCTTGCATTTAGTGATGGACTCCAATACATTGGAGATCCAAAATTCACTCATGTAAATCTCGACATGCTCTTGTCAAAAGAATACGCAAAGAAAAGAGCAGCTGTAATTGATTTAAATGAAGCATGCATGCCAACATTTGATGAAGCACCTGGTGGTGGAACCGTTTATCTTGCAACTGCAGATAACGAAGGAAACATGGTATCATACATACAAAGTTGTTACACTGGATTTGGTTCAGGGTGCTTTGTACCAGGTTATGGCGTCGCACTTCATAACCGTGGTGCGCAATTTAACCTAAAGAAAGGTCATGCTAATGAACTCGCACCATTTAAACGACCTTACCATACCATTATCCCAGGATTCTTAAGTCAAGATGATGTCCATCTAGGACCTTTTGGAATTATGGGAGGACCCCTTCAACCTCAAGCACACGTACAGGCAGTTACAAACCTCATTGATTTCCACCTTAATCCACAAGATGCATTGGATGCACCGCGTTGGCAATGGCTCAAGGATAAAACAATTGAAGTTGAACCCGACTTCCCAAAGAGCATCGCTTTAGGACTCTTAAACCTGGGACACAATGTCATTTATGCGAATGAATCTTTGATGTATGGACGTGGACAAATCATCATCAAACAAAAGAATGGCGTTTATGTTGGAGGCACAGAATCCCGTGCCGATGGAACACTGGCCGCTTATTAG